The following proteins are encoded in a genomic region of Streptococcus cristatus AS 1.3089:
- a CDS encoding ABC transporter permease subunit has product MIALVPFELKKLLKKKSVLGAVLAIILVLAGLFYANFFNDGQISGSSADRIHGKQAVVIKQKIAEEHTDYLSDELMDKIVNDYAANMPYFKQNDLYDMFSWYAIDRLVSNSQEILTDTYKSDDVLHYDRISLKSQEELQSHFPLKTLKLGNFAPWHKLFNTLNAAFSLMVVFVIYICCSVFSGDRARKMDSLLLTTKYGRNQLTIAKIVSVFGIATFTFVLVNSLILLVFGTYFGWSGWDTSVQMNLEWISTIYNILQFPVHMNLLELLIRLILFQFVGLLFIIGRMVLISSLTKSPLATFASSVGMFLAPDFLMNIFRDGLMNKILTIFSISTDGTEGILLKLSNSKGFFFNDFTANGVSVIIIRLSLTLLCCLMTYRIIRKRGL; this is encoded by the coding sequence ATGATAGCATTAGTTCCTTTTGAATTGAAAAAATTACTAAAAAAGAAGTCAGTTTTAGGTGCAGTACTGGCTATTATACTGGTTTTAGCTGGATTGTTTTATGCAAATTTTTTTAATGATGGGCAGATTAGTGGATCTTCAGCTGATCGAATACATGGGAAACAAGCAGTTGTGATCAAACAAAAGATTGCTGAAGAGCATACTGATTATTTATCTGATGAGTTAATGGATAAAATCGTTAATGACTATGCAGCGAATATGCCCTATTTCAAACAGAATGATTTGTATGATATGTTTTCCTGGTATGCCATTGATCGCCTCGTATCGAATTCTCAAGAAATTTTAACAGATACTTATAAATCTGACGATGTCTTACATTATGACCGGATTAGCCTCAAGTCACAAGAAGAGCTGCAGTCTCATTTCCCTTTAAAAACGTTAAAGCTGGGAAATTTTGCTCCTTGGCATAAGTTGTTTAATACCTTAAATGCAGCTTTTAGTTTAATGGTGGTATTTGTAATCTATATTTGCTGCTCTGTTTTCTCAGGTGATCGAGCAAGAAAGATGGATTCATTGCTTCTAACAACCAAATATGGTCGCAACCAGTTAACAATTGCAAAAATTGTATCTGTTTTTGGAATTGCTACCTTTACATTTGTCCTTGTTAATAGCCTTATTTTGCTAGTGTTTGGGACCTACTTCGGTTGGAGTGGTTGGGATACCAGCGTCCAGATGAATTTGGAATGGATTTCGACCATTTATAATATTTTGCAATTCCCTGTCCATATGAATCTCTTAGAATTGTTGATTCGCCTTATTCTATTCCAGTTTGTTGGTTTACTCTTCATTATTGGTAGGATGGTCCTCATATCTAGTTTGACAAAGTCGCCTTTAGCAACATTTGCAAGTTCTGTAGGGATGTTCTTGGCCCCAGACTTTTTGATGAATATTTTCAGAGATGGTCTGATGAATAAGATACTAACTATTTTTTCAATTTCAACCGATGGAACGGAAGGAATCTTATTGAAACTTTCCAATAGCAAAGGATTTTTCTTCAATGATTTTACCGCAAATGGTGTCAGCGTGATCATTATCCGCCTCTCTCTCACGCTCCTCTGCTGTCTGATGACTTATCGGATTATCCGAAAAAGAGGACTTTAA